A stretch of the Planktothricoides raciborskii GIHE-MW2 genome encodes the following:
- a CDS encoding ATP-binding protein: MDVNEVLQFVDRLVVEHTGKHLDDVQRAVVEGTWQRQTYDEISQKCHVSKNYVTQVGSELWQLLSAALDENIKKTNFISTIERIYIASSENSNIYQIYGNNNHFSYPQALNEASPSNDRKKSNSTPQSKSPLLDLTLAPQVINFYSRDSELKTLDDWIFNQKTRLVAVLGVSGIGKTTLVKRFVDVNSTNFEVIIWKSLKYPKSLEFLTEDLLQVCQVEAKATIDDRLKQLLDLLTEKKCLIVLDDVQNIFLPGEFAGQYQPKYQDYQNFFKLITEIEHQSTLILLSQEQCAEMDCLDRELYPIKSLDLSGLNDVELLKGTGLKNEESWLNLIKLYEGNPVYLKNVAGLIKNIFDGQVADFLGENHLLITQDMPLPQLLNRLSPIEKQVILALSKFDQPVTREDLIQALDLSSMDLIQGLQSLQKRYLVRKITGEKVRFNLSPVFREYVRSCGEGSQQR; encoded by the coding sequence ATGGATGTAAACGAAGTGTTACAATTCGTAGATCGCCTCGTTGTTGAACACACTGGTAAGCATTTAGATGATGTTCAAAGGGCTGTGGTTGAGGGGACTTGGCAAAGACAAACTTATGATGAGATATCCCAGAAATGCCATGTGAGTAAAAATTATGTAACTCAGGTGGGATCTGAATTATGGCAACTTTTGTCAGCAGCTTTGGATGAAAATATAAAAAAAACTAATTTTATTTCTACGATAGAAAGAATCTATATTGCATCATCAGAAAATTCCAATATTTATCAAATATATGGCAATAATAATCATTTTTCTTATCCCCAAGCACTAAATGAAGCTAGTCCAAGCAATGATCGTAAAAAAAGTAATAGCACCCCTCAGTCTAAATCCCCGCTTCTAGATTTAACCCTAGCGCCGCAAGTGATTAATTTTTATAGCAGAGACTCTGAACTGAAAACCCTGGATGATTGGATATTTAATCAAAAGACTCGTTTAGTTGCCGTGTTAGGAGTCAGTGGAATTGGCAAAACAACTCTGGTGAAAAGGTTTGTTGATGTTAATTCAACCAACTTTGAAGTCATCATCTGGAAAAGCTTAAAATACCCCAAATCATTAGAATTCCTGACTGAAGATTTATTGCAAGTTTGCCAAGTAGAAGCAAAAGCAACCATTGACGATCGCCTAAAACAACTACTGGATCTACTCACGGAGAAAAAATGTTTAATTGTCCTGGATGACGTGCAAAATATCTTTTTGCCGGGGGAATTTGCCGGACAATATCAACCAAAATATCAAGATTATCAAAACTTTTTCAAACTCATCACCGAAATTGAACATCAAAGCACCCTGATTTTACTCAGTCAAGAACAATGTGCCGAAATGGACTGTTTAGATCGGGAATTATATCCGATTAAGTCTTTAGACTTATCCGGTTTAAATGATGTGGAACTGCTGAAAGGTACAGGGTTAAAAAATGAGGAAAGTTGGTTAAACCTAATCAAGTTATATGAAGGAAATCCGGTTTATTTAAAAAATGTGGCGGGTTTAATTAAAAATATTTTTGATGGTCAGGTGGCAGATTTTTTAGGGGAAAATCACTTATTGATTACTCAGGATATGCCTTTGCCGCAATTATTAAACCGATTATCCCCCATAGAAAAGCAAGTTATTTTAGCCTTGAGTAAATTTGACCAACCTGTCACCAGAGAAGATTTAATTCAAGCTTTAGATTTGTCCTCAATGGACTTGATTCAGGGGTTGCAATCTTTGCAAAAACGGTATTTAGTCAGGAAAATTACCGGGGAAAAAGTCCGGTTTAATTTGTCTCCCGTTTTTCGGGAATATGTGAGAAGTTGCGGCGAAGGTAGTCAGCAACGCTAA
- a CDS encoding DUF6887 family protein, with protein MTNSELKAYIKANRNDESACHEALKVLMNRRNENAPKYSLDLPMEEMQAVFSEKLQSKQ; from the coding sequence ATGACAAATAGCGAATTAAAAGCTTATATTAAAGCGAATCGTAATGATGAATCCGCTTGTCACGAAGCCCTCAAGGTTCTGATGAATCGTAGAAATGAAAATGCCCCGAAATACTCATTAGACCTGCCTATGGAGGAGATGCAAGCTGTGTTTTCGGAAAAACTTCAGTCAAAACAGTAA
- a CDS encoding radical SAM/SPASM domain-containing protein, giving the protein MTIQYIADLESQLIKDNWFLINSNDLSACYLYNNALGTITKLPCTIEQLDISNIAEQLPNLTAEDRLNYFNPQKYLEENKPTRLMMFLTSMCNLRCIYCHCNSTSQGQHMNEDLAFKIVKKYVNHVQQFTGTTEDTIQITFMGGGEPLLQIQIIKKIVEYLESQEINGDYVLVTNGTLGNDDDWTWLINKKFRITISIDGNPATQNNQRKYADSQVGTWPKLESRLHFISQLGAKVHIRSTVTDIRNIDSTCEYLEQFDCIETHSLEPVSMAGRAIDGSHYPDDLQNFYSEFFNIYSKYLYRNPSRYKSAWFKPFKRMDGFCGAVYYNAVVTHDGYLSLCTEMDSSTLETNYGDQFIVSHIDDENSFISYKSLKFSNDHSINNMEKCKSCAIQYKCGGGCYVKRYRDFTEPEVYYNSFCRNVIKLNLSYLIAMYDKHRNEQ; this is encoded by the coding sequence ATGACTATTCAATACATAGCAGATTTAGAGAGTCAATTAATTAAAGACAATTGGTTTCTCATTAATAGCAATGATTTATCGGCTTGCTATTTATATAATAATGCCTTGGGTACTATAACTAAACTTCCTTGCACGATAGAACAATTAGATATATCAAATATTGCTGAACAGTTACCTAATCTTACAGCCGAAGATCGATTAAATTATTTTAATCCTCAAAAATATTTAGAAGAAAATAAACCAACCAGATTAATGATGTTTCTGACATCTATGTGTAACTTAAGATGTATTTATTGTCATTGTAACTCTACATCACAAGGGCAGCACATGAATGAAGATTTGGCATTTAAAATTGTCAAAAAATATGTGAATCATGTTCAACAATTCACCGGCACAACAGAAGACACTATTCAAATTACTTTTATGGGGGGTGGTGAGCCTTTATTGCAAATTCAGATTATTAAAAAAATCGTAGAGTATCTTGAAAGCCAAGAAATCAATGGTGATTATGTATTAGTTACTAATGGAACATTAGGAAATGATGATGATTGGACTTGGTTAATTAACAAAAAGTTTAGAATAACTATATCCATTGATGGCAACCCAGCAACTCAAAATAATCAGCGCAAATACGCTGATTCTCAAGTGGGAACTTGGCCAAAATTAGAATCTCGGTTACATTTTATCAGTCAATTAGGAGCTAAAGTTCACATTAGGTCTACTGTAACTGACATCAGAAATATTGACTCTACCTGTGAATACTTAGAACAATTTGATTGCATAGAAACTCACAGTCTTGAACCTGTTTCTATGGCAGGTAGAGCTATCGACGGTAGTCATTATCCTGATGATTTACAAAATTTTTACTCAGAATTTTTTAACATTTATTCAAAATATTTATATCGTAATCCTAGTCGTTATAAATCAGCATGGTTTAAACCATTTAAACGAATGGATGGCTTTTGTGGAGCCGTGTACTATAATGCTGTTGTGACTCACGATGGATATCTCTCACTTTGTACCGAGATGGATTCTTCTACACTAGAAACAAATTACGGCGATCAATTTATTGTTAGTCACATAGATGATGAGAATTCTTTTATATCTTATAAATCTCTAAAATTTTCCAATGATCACAGCATTAACAATATGGAAAAATGCAAAAGTTGCGCGATTCAATATAAATGTGGAGGAGGTTGTTATGTCAAAAGATATAGAGATTTTACTGAACCAGAAGTTTATTATAATTCCTTTTGTCGGAATGTGATTAAACTGAATTTATCTTATCTAATAGCTATGTACGATAAACATAGGAATGAACAATGA